A genomic region of Caldicellulosiruptor acetigenus contains the following coding sequences:
- a CDS encoding zinc-binding dehydrogenase has protein sequence MKTKAVRLYGKNDLRLEEFELPPIREDEILAKVISDSLCMSSYKAAIQGSEHKRVPKDIDKNPVIIGHEFCGQIVEVGKKWQDKFKPGDKFTIQPALNLKDNPYAAPGYSFQYIGGDATYIIIPNEVMEQNCLLKYEGDAFFYGSLAEPMSCIIGAFHASYHTQAGKYIHKMGTLKNGFMAILAGAGPMGLGAIDYAVHGPRPPKLLVVTDINQERLARAASIYTKEDAKKHGVDLYYVNTANVDNVENYLLSFTDGRGFDDVFVFAPVKELVELADKILARDGCLNFFAGPSDPNFSALLNFYNVHYNSTHVVGTSGGNTDDMIEALDLMAKGIVNPAAMITHIGGLNCVAQTTLNLPKIPGGKKLIYTNVELDLVAIEDFKEKGKEDPLFAELAKIVEKNNGLWCKEAEDFLLENAKKI, from the coding sequence ATGAAGACAAAAGCTGTGAGATTATATGGCAAAAACGATTTGAGACTTGAAGAATTTGAACTTCCACCAATAAGAGAAGACGAAATCCTGGCAAAAGTAATTTCTGATAGTCTTTGCATGTCTTCTTACAAGGCAGCAATTCAAGGAAGTGAGCACAAAAGAGTACCAAAAGACATAGACAAAAACCCGGTTATAATAGGTCATGAATTTTGCGGGCAGATAGTAGAGGTAGGTAAAAAGTGGCAGGATAAGTTCAAGCCAGGTGACAAGTTCACCATACAGCCTGCGCTGAACCTCAAAGACAATCCGTATGCAGCACCGGGATATTCGTTCCAGTACATTGGTGGTGATGCGACATACATCATTATTCCGAATGAGGTGATGGAGCAAAACTGTCTTTTAAAGTATGAGGGTGATGCTTTCTTTTACGGCTCACTGGCAGAGCCAATGTCATGCATTATTGGCGCATTTCATGCAAGCTATCACACCCAGGCAGGCAAATATATACACAAAATGGGTACATTAAAAAACGGTTTTATGGCAATCTTAGCAGGTGCTGGTCCAATGGGGCTTGGGGCTATTGACTATGCTGTGCACGGTCCAAGGCCACCAAAGCTGCTTGTTGTGACAGATATAAACCAGGAAAGGCTCGCAAGAGCAGCCTCAATATATACTAAAGAAGATGCTAAAAAGCATGGGGTTGACCTTTATTATGTCAACACTGCCAATGTAGATAATGTTGAGAATTATCTTCTTTCATTTACTGATGGTAGAGGTTTTGACGATGTTTTTGTCTTTGCCCCTGTCAAAGAACTTGTTGAACTTGCAGATAAAATTCTTGCAAGAGATGGGTGCCTAAACTTTTTTGCAGGACCGAGCGACCCTAATTTTTCAGCACTTTTGAACTTTTACAATGTACACTACAACTCAACGCACGTTGTTGGAACAAGTGGTGGCAATACCGATGACATGATTGAAGCGCTTGATTTGATGGCAAAAGGTATCGTCAACCCCGCTGCAATGATTACTCATATCGGGGGGCTTAACTGTGTTGCGCAAACAACCTTAAATCTTCCCAAGATTCCTGGCGGTAAAAAGCTTATATACACAAACGTAGAGCTTGACCTTGTAGCAATAGAAGATTTCAAGGAAAAGGGAAAAGAAGACCCTCTTTTTGCAGAGCTTGCAAAGATTGTTGAAAAAAATAATGGTCTTTGGTGCAAAGAGGCAGAAGATTTTCTTTTAGAGAATGCTAAAAAGATTTGA
- a CDS encoding dihydrolipoamide acetyltransferase family protein, giving the protein MAMPVIMPKQGQTVESCIITKWHKKKGDKVEVGDLLFSYETDKASFDEEAKVSGVLLDIFFEEGEEVPVLTNVCVIGEPGENVEKFNPKASLESKKDEVLNLQASDHEAPIETEEKIPNTSLQTEGKLKISPRAKNLAEKLNVDFRFARPSGPDGRIIERDILKLFESGPVFTSAAKQKVKEIKDAQILEPTGIGGRITTFDIERAKQESYVSKTSEVSVPDGEYEDVPLSNIRKAIAKAMYLSLTTTAQLTLHTSFDATKVPEFRKKVKENREKLGLEDITINDIILFAVSRVLPKHKLLNSHFLDDKTRYFKNVYLGFAVDTERGLMVPTIFNCNQKSLSQISKKAKELISLCKKGTISPDLLKGATFTVTNLESFGIESFTPVLNPPQTGILGVNTIVQRPKEEDGHIKFYPAMGLSLTFDHRALDGADAARFLKDLKELLENFDLFLAL; this is encoded by the coding sequence ATGGCAATGCCTGTAATAATGCCCAAGCAGGGGCAGACTGTTGAAAGCTGTATAATTACAAAGTGGCACAAGAAAAAAGGTGATAAAGTTGAGGTTGGCGACCTTTTATTTTCTTACGAGACCGACAAGGCAAGCTTTGATGAGGAAGCAAAGGTAAGTGGTGTGCTTCTTGACATTTTCTTTGAAGAGGGTGAAGAGGTTCCTGTCTTGACAAATGTGTGTGTGATTGGTGAACCTGGCGAGAATGTAGAAAAATTCAATCCAAAGGCATCTTTGGAATCTAAAAAAGATGAAGTTTTGAATTTACAGGCATCTGACCACGAGGCGCCGATAGAAACTGAAGAAAAAATTCCAAACACTTCTTTACAAACTGAAGGAAAATTAAAAATTTCGCCCAGGGCAAAGAACTTAGCTGAAAAGCTAAATGTTGACTTTAGGTTTGCAAGACCTTCAGGGCCAGATGGAAGAATAATTGAAAGAGACATTTTAAAACTTTTTGAGTCAGGACCGGTATTTACAAGTGCGGCAAAGCAGAAAGTAAAAGAAATTAAAGATGCTCAGATTTTAGAGCCAACTGGCATTGGTGGTAGAATTACAACTTTTGACATTGAAAGAGCAAAGCAGGAAAGCTATGTTTCAAAAACTTCTGAGGTTTCTGTGCCAGATGGAGAATATGAAGACGTACCTCTTTCGAATATCAGAAAGGCTATAGCAAAGGCTATGTATCTATCACTTACCACAACAGCTCAGCTGACATTACATACATCATTTGATGCAACTAAAGTTCCTGAGTTTAGGAAAAAAGTAAAAGAAAATAGAGAAAAACTGGGACTTGAGGATATCACAATAAACGATATAATCCTTTTTGCAGTCTCAAGGGTTTTACCAAAACACAAATTGCTCAATAGCCATTTTTTGGATGACAAAACGAGATATTTCAAGAATGTTTATCTTGGGTTTGCAGTTGACACAGAGCGTGGTCTTATGGTGCCAACAATATTCAATTGTAACCAAAAGAGTTTGAGCCAAATCTCAAAAAAAGCAAAGGAGCTAATTAGCCTTTGCAAAAAAGGAACAATCTCACCAGACCTTTTAAAAGGAGCAACATTCACTGTCACTAACTTAGAAAGCTTTGGCATAGAAAGTTTTACACCTGTCCTAAATCCTCCTCAAACAGGGATTTTAGGTGTAAATACAATTGTTCAAAGGCCTAAGGAAGAAGATGGACATATAAAATTCTATCCTGCAATGGGGCTATCACTAACATTTGACCACAGAGCGTTAGATGGAGCCGATGCAGCAAGGTTTTTGAAAGATTTAAAGGAGCTTTTAGAAAACTTTGATTTGTTTTTGGCACTCTGA
- a CDS encoding class II aldolase/adducin family protein — translation MEKSKSLHELVWLCQKIGRKIDYVQGGGGNISVKLDSQYMAIKASGFRLDQVTEDDGYVIVDYQKIKSFYENVNLSQNKDYEKESLEVAQKSILSFPGKVLRPSVEVGFHSVLDRYVIHSHSVYANILACSREGKQLCYQIFKDGNFNFIWIPYINPGFSLTIEIANQLRKFPAEDKRPKVIFMENHGLIVSSDNLKEAYEVHEKVNLLIKRWFKIRGRYPSAVLKQIDDNKYQSRTRFILDFIKSEKFEVELFEKYPLYPDQLVYINSNLYTENPKIEIDLQKGRVVYNAAYSEALATEETLLAYLYVITKINKFGLTIKTMSEDEMEYIKNWESEKYRKELLKKMAK, via the coding sequence ATGGAAAAAAGTAAAAGCTTGCATGAGCTTGTATGGCTGTGCCAGAAGATTGGCAGAAAGATTGACTATGTTCAGGGTGGCGGGGGAAACATTTCTGTAAAGCTTGATTCTCAGTATATGGCGATAAAAGCGTCTGGTTTTAGGCTTGACCAGGTGACAGAGGATGACGGGTATGTGATTGTAGACTATCAAAAAATAAAAAGCTTTTATGAGAATGTCAATCTTTCGCAGAATAAAGATTATGAAAAAGAGAGTTTAGAAGTTGCTCAAAAGAGCATTTTAAGTTTTCCTGGGAAAGTTTTAAGACCATCGGTGGAGGTAGGGTTTCACTCAGTCCTTGACAGGTACGTCATCCACTCTCATTCTGTATATGCTAATATCTTGGCTTGTTCACGTGAGGGCAAGCAGCTGTGCTACCAAATATTTAAAGATGGAAATTTTAACTTTATCTGGATACCTTATATCAATCCTGGTTTTTCATTGACCATTGAAATTGCAAACCAGCTCAGAAAGTTTCCAGCTGAAGATAAAAGACCAAAGGTAATCTTCATGGAAAATCATGGACTTATTGTGTCTTCAGATAATTTGAAAGAAGCCTATGAGGTGCACGAAAAGGTTAACCTTTTGATAAAAAGGTGGTTCAAAATAAGAGGGCGATATCCTTCTGCTGTGCTAAAACAAATTGATGATAACAAATACCAGAGCAGAACAAGGTTTATCTTGGATTTTATAAAGTCAGAAAAGTTTGAAGTTGAACTATTTGAAAAATATCCTCTTTATCCTGACCAGCTTGTTTATATAAACTCAAACCTGTACACAGAAAATCCAAAGATAGAAATAGATTTGCAAAAAGGCAGAGTTGTATACAATGCAGCCTATTCAGAGGCACTTGCAACTGAAGAGACTTTGCTTGCTTATCTTTATGTGATAACCAAAATAAACAAGTTTGGTCTTACTATAAAAACTATGTCAGAGGATGAAATGGAATATATCAAAAACTGGGAGAGCGAAAAATATAGAAAAGAACTACTAAAGAAAATGGCAAAATAA
- the lipB gene encoding lipoyl(octanoyl) transferase LipB produces the protein MCINVCYLGEVEYQEALIIQESIWSLRVEKKIGDTLLLLEHPPVITIGRRGSKKNILVSEEFLEKLGVKVFEVSRGGDVTYHGPGQLVGYPIFDLALTDRDIKKFVYLLEEVFIRLLKDQFGIEAQRDEDKYTGVWVENSKIVAIGIAVKKWVTMHGFAFNVNTNLEHFSWIVPCGLKDRGVTSLERLIEKTIPFEDVVDKVQSYFGKVFGKSLDILGKEELLDLLKIQTQEGMER, from the coding sequence GTGTGTATAAATGTCTGTTATTTGGGAGAGGTAGAGTATCAGGAAGCTCTTATTATTCAGGAGAGCATTTGGTCTTTGAGGGTTGAAAAGAAGATTGGTGACACACTGCTGCTGCTTGAACATCCACCTGTTATCACAATAGGAAGACGTGGCAGTAAGAAAAACATACTTGTGTCAGAGGAGTTTTTAGAGAAGTTAGGTGTCAAGGTATTTGAAGTAAGCCGTGGCGGGGATGTGACATATCACGGTCCTGGTCAGCTTGTAGGATACCCAATTTTTGATTTGGCTTTGACAGATAGAGATATAAAAAAGTTTGTGTATCTTTTAGAAGAGGTTTTTATAAGGCTTTTAAAAGACCAGTTTGGAATTGAAGCGCAGAGGGATGAAGACAAATACACCGGTGTTTGGGTTGAAAATAGCAAGATAGTTGCTATAGGGATAGCAGTTAAAAAGTGGGTAACCATGCACGGATTTGCTTTCAATGTAAATACAAATCTTGAACACTTTTCGTGGATTGTCCCGTGCGGACTGAAAGATAGAGGTGTTACATCCTTAGAAAGACTGATTGAAAAAACAATTCCATTTGAAGATGTGGTGGATAAGGTTCAGTCTTATTTTGGAAAGGTTTTCGGCAAGAGTTTGGATATCTTGGGCAAAGAAGAGCTTTTAGATTTGCTGAAAATCCAAACGCAAGAAGGTATGGAAAGATGA
- the lipA gene encoding lipoyl synthase has protein sequence MSYLKKPDWLKIRVKADQKIDDVIEILKMFSLHTVCEQAQCPNIYECFSKKTATFLIMGDVCTRNCTFCDVKKGNPKELNTDEPGMVAEAVEALGLEYVVITSVTRDDLPDGGASHFAECIRSIKGKSKHTKIEVLIPDFKGSFESVSKVVEASPDVVAHNIETIERLYPCVRPLASYRRSLDILRMVKEIDRSVFTKSGIMVGLGETKNEVKKALEDLRKAECDFVTIGQYLSPSKNHHPVVEFVHPDVFEEYKEFAISIGFKFVMSGPLVRSSYMAENAKDIIENVRRI, from the coding sequence ATGAGCTATCTAAAAAAGCCTGATTGGCTGAAGATAAGAGTAAAGGCAGATCAAAAAATAGATGATGTCATAGAAATTTTAAAAATGTTTTCTCTTCACACGGTGTGTGAACAAGCTCAGTGTCCAAACATTTATGAGTGCTTTTCAAAAAAAACTGCCACTTTTTTGATTATGGGCGATGTATGTACAAGAAACTGCACATTTTGTGATGTAAAGAAAGGAAATCCAAAGGAGCTAAATACAGATGAACCGGGGATGGTTGCTGAGGCTGTAGAGGCACTTGGGCTTGAGTATGTTGTCATAACCTCTGTTACAAGGGATGATTTGCCAGATGGAGGGGCTTCTCACTTTGCAGAGTGCATAAGAAGCATTAAAGGAAAAAGTAAACATACTAAGATTGAGGTTCTAATTCCTGACTTTAAAGGTAGTTTTGAATCAGTTTCAAAGGTTGTAGAAGCTTCACCTGATGTTGTTGCACACAATATAGAGACCATCGAAAGGTTATATCCCTGCGTAAGACCTTTAGCAAGTTATAGAAGGTCGCTTGATATCTTGAGGATGGTAAAAGAGATTGATAGAAGTGTATTTACAAAATCGGGTATCATGGTTGGACTTGGTGAGACAAAAAATGAAGTTAAAAAGGCGCTTGAAGACTTAAGAAAAGCAGAGTGTGATTTTGTAACAATAGGACAGTACCTATCTCCTTCCAAAAATCACCATCCTGTTGTTGAATTTGTTCATCCAGATGTCTTTGAAGAGTACAAAGAATTTGCAATTTCAATTGGATTTAAGTTTGTTATGTCAGGTCCTCTTGTGAGAAGTTCATATATGGCAGAGAATGCAAAGGATATAATTGAAAATGTCCGCAGAATATGA
- a CDS encoding class II aldolase/adducin family protein, whose protein sequence is MNFELLHPADQIVMIMERIYGYGMTTTSGGNISIKDDNGDIWITPSGIDKGSLKSSDIVQVKEDGEIIGKHKPSVELPFHEMIYRARPDIKAIIHAHPPAIMAFSLARKIPNTKLIPNVHLICGEVELVSYALPGSTELGQKIAETFKRGVSTAVLANHGIVVGAENLFKAFMAFETLDFCAQLEIRARLIGEPKPLRPKDIEISKAKQDIKMDEFIPKAYSSFERLSRKKMCELIHRAYDQRLFTSTQGTFSQRLSDNSFIITPYMVDRKYIQPEDIVRIENEYKEAGKRPSRSVLLHKYIYEKHPDVNAIIIAHPPNIMAFAVTENEFDSKTIPETYISLRNVKKIPFGSSFMQPKMTADVFSKETPAVIVENDCVIVVGKDLLDAFDKLEVLEFTAKAIIDAKRLGDVVLISQEEIEEIERAFKL, encoded by the coding sequence ATGAATTTTGAACTACTACATCCAGCCGACCAGATAGTTATGATAATGGAGAGGATATACGGCTATGGTATGACAACAACGTCTGGTGGGAATATATCAATTAAAGATGACAACGGCGATATCTGGATTACACCTTCTGGGATAGACAAAGGAAGTTTAAAGAGCAGCGACATCGTCCAGGTAAAAGAAGATGGAGAAATCATTGGCAAGCACAAGCCTTCTGTTGAACTTCCGTTTCACGAGATGATATACCGCGCACGGCCTGATATAAAAGCAATAATTCATGCGCACCCGCCAGCGATTATGGCGTTTTCGCTTGCACGCAAAATTCCAAATACAAAACTGATTCCGAATGTTCATCTAATATGCGGCGAGGTTGAGTTAGTAAGCTATGCTTTGCCGGGAAGCACTGAGCTTGGTCAGAAGATAGCTGAGACCTTCAAAAGAGGAGTATCAACAGCCGTCTTGGCAAACCACGGTATTGTTGTAGGTGCAGAAAACCTTTTCAAAGCGTTTATGGCGTTTGAAACGCTTGATTTTTGTGCTCAGCTTGAGATAAGAGCAAGGCTTATTGGTGAGCCAAAACCTCTAAGGCCCAAAGACATTGAGATTTCAAAAGCAAAACAGGATATTAAAATGGATGAGTTCATTCCAAAGGCATATTCGAGTTTTGAAAGGCTGTCAAGAAAGAAGATGTGTGAACTTATCCATAGGGCATATGACCAGAGACTTTTTACAAGCACTCAAGGGACATTTTCTCAGAGGCTCAGTGATAACTCCTTTATAATAACACCATACATGGTTGATAGAAAATACATCCAGCCAGAAGACATTGTTAGGATAGAAAATGAGTACAAGGAGGCTGGGAAAAGGCCGAGCAGGTCAGTGCTGTTGCACAAGTATATCTATGAAAAGCATCCTGATGTCAACGCGATAATCATTGCTCATCCGCCGAACATAATGGCTTTTGCTGTGACAGAAAACGAGTTTGATTCAAAAACCATACCCGAAACTTATATTTCTCTCAGAAACGTTAAAAAGATTCCGTTTGGTTCATCGTTTATGCAGCCAAAAATGACTGCAGATGTGTTTTCTAAAGAAACTCCAGCTGTGATTGTAGAAAATGACTGTGTAATTGTTGTTGGTAAAGACCTTTTAGATGCATTTGACAAACTTGAGGTGCTGGAGTTTACTGCAAAGGCCATCATAGATGCAAAGAGGTTGGGTGATGTTGTGCTAATAAGCCAAGAGGAAATTGAAGAGATAGAAAGAGCATTTAAACTGTGA
- the srlD gene encoding sorbitol-6-phosphate dehydrogenase gives MSCRRLEGQVAIVTGAAQGLGEALARRLDKEGCKVVVADINLEGAQKVASELSEAIAVKCDVTNEQEVEAMVDKTIETFGQLDLMVANAGILIAKPITEFSLAEWKKVIDVNLIGYFLCARAAARVMIPRRKGNIIQINSKSGKKGSYKNSAYSASKFGGIGLTQSLALELAEYGIRVNAICPGNLLDSPLWVNSLYEQYAKNQGLTPEQIREKYLSQVPLRRACTYDDVANVLVFLASDEASYMTGQAINVTGGQEMR, from the coding sequence ATGAGCTGCAGGAGATTAGAAGGACAGGTTGCGATTGTTACAGGGGCTGCCCAGGGACTTGGCGAGGCGCTGGCAAGAAGACTTGACAAAGAAGGATGCAAGGTTGTTGTTGCGGATATAAACTTGGAAGGTGCTCAGAAAGTTGCAAGTGAGCTATCTGAAGCTATTGCTGTAAAGTGTGATGTTACAAACGAACAAGAGGTTGAGGCAATGGTCGACAAGACCATTGAAACTTTTGGCCAGCTTGATTTGATGGTTGCAAATGCTGGAATACTAATTGCAAAGCCTATTACAGAATTTTCGCTTGCTGAGTGGAAAAAGGTAATCGATGTAAACCTCATTGGATATTTCTTGTGCGCAAGAGCCGCAGCAAGAGTGATGATTCCACGCCGAAAAGGAAATATAATCCAGATAAATAGTAAGTCCGGAAAGAAAGGGTCGTACAAAAACTCTGCATACTCTGCATCAAAGTTTGGTGGAATTGGTCTTACACAGAGCTTGGCACTTGAGCTTGCAGAGTATGGGATTAGAGTAAATGCTATATGCCCGGGAAATCTGCTTGACTCGCCTTTGTGGGTAAACAGCCTTTATGAGCAGTACGCCAAAAATCAAGGACTTACACCAGAACAGATAAGAGAAAAGTATTTGAGCCAAGTGCCACTCAGGCGCGCCTGCACATATGACGATGTTGCAAACGTGCTCGTATTTTTAGCATCTGATGAAGCAAGCTACATGACAGGGCAGGCTATAAATGTAACAGGTGGTCAGGAAATGAGATAA
- the lpdA gene encoding dihydrolipoyl dehydrogenase produces MKYDLIIIGGGPAGYLAAERASKGGLKTLLIEERYLGGVCLNEGCIPTKTLLYSAKILEGAKHGFKYGVEVQNIALNHKKVLERKDKVIKTLVTGIKSKLRKNGAEILSGHGEILGRSSKGYVVAVGDKEFVTDRLLIATGSSPFILPIEGVKEGLERGFVLTNREILEIESVPASLVVIGGGIVGLEMASYFNSAGSKVTVVEMLDHIGGSMDREISNILLETYKKKGIEFELSARVTKIDDRKVVYEKDGKFFEKETEKVLLSVGRRPNITGFGLENIGVEVEKGCVKTDDRMKTNVQEVYAAGDVNGKLMLAHTAYREAEVAVWNMLGRRVKVNYNSIPSVVYTNPEVAWVGESEESAKEKGLEYEIVKLPMLYSGRFVAENEEFDGLCKILIDRRKRTILGCHMIGNYSSEIIYGVGVMIESQLRVEDIKDIVFPHPTVSEIIREVIFEL; encoded by the coding sequence ATGAAATACGACCTGATAATCATAGGCGGTGGACCTGCGGGGTATCTGGCAGCAGAGAGGGCTTCAAAAGGAGGACTCAAAACGCTCTTAATAGAAGAAAGGTATTTGGGCGGTGTTTGTCTCAACGAAGGGTGTATTCCTACAAAAACCCTACTATACAGTGCAAAGATTTTAGAAGGAGCAAAGCACGGTTTTAAATATGGTGTTGAAGTACAGAATATTGCGTTAAACCACAAAAAGGTACTTGAAAGAAAAGACAAAGTAATAAAAACTCTTGTGACAGGAATAAAAAGTAAGCTCAGAAAAAACGGTGCTGAAATACTCAGCGGCCATGGAGAGATTTTGGGAAGAAGCAGCAAAGGATATGTTGTAGCGGTGGGCGATAAAGAATTTGTCACAGATAGGCTCTTGATTGCCACTGGTTCTTCGCCTTTCATTCTACCAATTGAGGGCGTGAAAGAGGGGCTTGAAAGAGGATTTGTGTTGACTAACAGAGAAATTCTTGAGATTGAAAGTGTACCAGCCTCTTTGGTTGTGATTGGTGGGGGAATTGTTGGGCTTGAGATGGCGTCATATTTCAATTCGGCAGGCTCAAAAGTGACTGTGGTTGAAATGCTTGACCACATTGGCGGCAGCATGGATAGGGAAATTTCGAATATCCTACTTGAAACATACAAAAAAAAGGGAATTGAGTTTGAACTTTCAGCAAGAGTTACTAAAATTGATGACCGAAAAGTGGTGTATGAAAAAGATGGAAAGTTTTTTGAAAAAGAGACAGAGAAAGTTTTGCTGAGCGTCGGAAGAAGACCAAATATCACAGGATTTGGACTTGAAAACATAGGAGTTGAGGTTGAAAAAGGGTGTGTAAAAACAGATGATAGAATGAAGACCAATGTCCAAGAGGTGTATGCTGCGGGGGATGTAAACGGCAAGCTCATGCTTGCTCACACAGCATACAGAGAAGCAGAGGTTGCTGTATGGAATATGCTTGGAAGAAGGGTGAAGGTGAACTACAATTCTATTCCTTCTGTTGTATATACAAACCCGGAGGTTGCATGGGTGGGCGAGAGCGAAGAGTCGGCAAAAGAAAAAGGCTTGGAATATGAAATTGTAAAGCTTCCTATGCTTTACAGTGGGAGGTTTGTTGCTGAAAATGAAGAATTTGACGGGCTTTGCAAAATATTGATTGATAGAAGGAAACGAACAATACTTGGCTGTCACATGATAGGAAACTACAGCTCAGAGATAATTTACGGTGTTGGTGTGATGATTGAATCACAACTGAGAGTTGAAGATATAAAGGATATTGTATTTCCACATCCGACGGTTAGCGAAATCATAAGAGAGGTCATATTTGAACTATAG
- a CDS encoding PHP domain-containing protein produces the protein MAQVEFALEKELNHEDKERRLESLLKFFELVRQGKISLPPKSSVINNHIHTFYSFSPYSPSKAIYMAAKSGLPTAGIMDHDTIAGSDEFIRAGKIAGIATTIGVECRADFSKTLLSGKKINNPDQHSIAYVAIHGIPHNQIETVMNFFKPYIERRMKRNRLMVENINSLLSKYEIVLDFEKDVVSISKYSEGGTVTERHILFALAKKLIERIGKGKRLINFLKDELKIEISKKVEGFLSDEQNPFYEYDLLGLLKSDFTPKFYINATDECPDIKEVVEFSKNIGAIIAYAYLGDVVESVTGDKRSEKFEDEYLELLFEVLDELGIKAVTYMPSRNTLSQLKRVKHLCEKYNFLQISGEDINSPRQSFICEALKQDEFKHLIDTTWALIGHEIMATEDKELGFFSEKMQEKFPNLRDRIEYFKNIGLKMWSKPD, from the coding sequence ATGGCACAAGTTGAGTTTGCTCTTGAAAAAGAACTAAATCATGAAGATAAGGAGAGAAGACTTGAATCTCTTTTAAAGTTTTTTGAGCTTGTCAGGCAAGGCAAGATTTCATTGCCACCAAAAAGTAGCGTCATTAACAATCACATACATACATTTTACTCATTTTCACCATACTCTCCTTCAAAGGCAATTTACATGGCGGCAAAAAGCGGTCTTCCAACTGCAGGTATAATGGACCACGACACCATAGCAGGTAGCGATGAATTTATTCGTGCTGGCAAAATAGCAGGTATTGCAACAACCATTGGTGTTGAGTGCAGAGCTGACTTTTCAAAAACCTTGCTTTCTGGCAAGAAAATAAACAATCCTGACCAGCATTCTATTGCCTATGTTGCAATTCATGGAATTCCACATAACCAAATTGAAACTGTAATGAACTTTTTTAAACCGTATATCGAAAGAAGGATGAAAAGAAATAGGCTGATGGTGGAAAACATCAATAGTCTTCTTTCAAAGTACGAAATTGTTTTGGATTTTGAAAAGGATGTTGTGAGTATTTCAAAATATAGTGAAGGTGGCACTGTTACAGAAAGACACATACTTTTTGCTCTGGCAAAAAAGCTCATTGAAAGAATTGGCAAGGGAAAAAGATTGATAAATTTTCTCAAAGATGAATTGAAGATTGAGATTAGTAAAAAAGTAGAAGGTTTTCTGAGCGATGAGCAAAACCCTTTTTATGAATATGACCTGTTAGGGCTACTTAAGAGCGATTTTACCCCCAAATTCTATATAAATGCCACAGATGAGTGCCCTGACATAAAAGAGGTTGTAGAGTTTTCAAAAAACATAGGTGCGATAATTGCATACGCCTATCTTGGTGATGTTGTTGAATCTGTTACAGGCGATAAAAGAAGTGAAAAATTTGAAGATGAATATCTTGAGCTTTTGTTTGAGGTTTTGGATGAGCTTGGCATAAAAGCAGTGACATACATGCCATCAAGAAATACTCTCTCTCAGCTAAAAAGAGTCAAACACCTTTGTGAAAAGTATAATTTTCTTCAGATAAGTGGTGAAGACATAAACTCACCCCGCCAAAGTTTTATATGTGAAGCATTAAAACAGGATGAGTTCAAGCATTTGATAGATACTACATGGGCTTTGATTGGACATGAGATAATGGCAACAGAAGACAAAGAACTTGGATTTTTTTCAGAAAAAATGCAAGAAAAGTTTCCAAATTTGAGGGACAGAATTGAATATTTTAAAAATATTGGTCTTAAAATGTGGTCAAAACCAGATTAA